A single window of Trichocoleus sp. FACHB-46 DNA harbors:
- a CDS encoding DUF981 family protein has protein sequence MFIDYLTLMLINLAAGLALLAAYVYFGLGEPNQRRWIPGFGVVGGIALATGLHMTFTWPIIGSFNIAFGETTVLFGILFVGTSLALAMGWDLLTLAAYGFFAGLVSLLIGLRIINLGITQLPLLTGIGFILVGLGGIFSAPTLYFKENRFLRTIGAIVLIVAALIFAFIGLSAYWGHLANFSTWQPQTLTK, from the coding sequence ATGTTTATCGATTACCTCACACTCATGCTCATTAACCTGGCGGCTGGACTCGCTCTGTTAGCTGCCTATGTCTATTTTGGTCTGGGTGAGCCAAATCAGAGACGCTGGATTCCAGGCTTTGGGGTTGTCGGTGGGATCGCTTTAGCCACTGGTTTACACATGACATTTACCTGGCCCATTATTGGTAGTTTCAATATTGCCTTTGGTGAAACAACGGTTCTGTTTGGCATTCTCTTCGTCGGCACTTCACTCGCTCTGGCAATGGGTTGGGACCTACTGACCCTCGCTGCTTATGGCTTCTTTGCAGGACTTGTATCGCTTCTAATTGGCCTTCGCATCATCAACCTGGGAATCACACAACTTCCTCTGCTTACAGGCATTGGGTTCATTTTAGTTGGCTTGGGAGGAATTTTTTCTGCTCCGACGCTCTATTTCAAAGAAAACCGATTCTTGCGAACGATTGGAGCAATTGTGTTAATTGTGGCAGCTCTTATCTTTGCTTTTATTGGATTGAGTGCCTACTGGGGACATCTTGCTAACTTCTCGACGTGGCAACCCCAAACCCTGACAAAATAG
- a CDS encoding alpha/beta fold hydrolase, with product MTTFHTVAIDGLDIFYREAGSRDNPTILLLHGFPTSSHMFRNLMPALSDRFHLVAPDYPGFGNSSMPTVAEFNYTFDHLAEIVEKFITALNLKKYSLYVMDYGAPIGYRIATKYPEQVQALIVQNGNAYEEGLREFTAPMKVYWQDPSPENAKPLKDFLALEGTKWQYTNGARKPEAISPDTWNMDQHFLDRPGNAEIQMALFYDYRTNPPLYPQWQEYFRTYQPPTLVVWGKNDDIFPAEGAYPYQRDLKDIEFHLLDTGHFALEEDGEAIADHIRRFMTTHVKELTRL from the coding sequence ATGACTACGTTTCACACGGTTGCAATCGATGGTTTGGATATCTTTTATCGAGAAGCTGGCTCCCGTGACAACCCAACAATTCTACTGTTGCACGGCTTCCCGACCTCCTCTCATATGTTTCGCAATCTCATGCCTGCGCTTAGCGATCGCTTTCATCTGGTTGCACCGGATTATCCGGGTTTTGGCAACAGTTCGATGCCCACGGTGGCTGAATTTAATTACACATTTGATCACCTAGCTGAGATTGTAGAGAAGTTCATTACCGCGCTCAATCTCAAGAAATATAGCCTTTATGTAATGGATTATGGTGCACCCATTGGCTATCGAATTGCAACTAAATATCCAGAGCAAGTGCAAGCCCTGATTGTGCAAAACGGCAATGCTTATGAGGAGGGACTGCGGGAGTTTACGGCACCGATGAAAGTATATTGGCAAGATCCTTCTCCTGAGAATGCTAAACCACTGAAAGACTTTCTAGCCCTAGAAGGAACGAAGTGGCAATATACCAATGGTGCTCGCAAGCCTGAAGCGATCAGCCCCGATACCTGGAATATGGATCAACATTTCCTCGATCGCCCTGGAAATGCTGAAATTCAAATGGCCCTGTTCTATGATTACAGGACGAATCCACCGCTCTATCCCCAATGGCAGGAGTATTTCCGCACATATCAACCTCCTACGCTAGTTGTTTGGGGCAAGAATGACGACATCTTCCCTGCCGAGGGCGCTTATCCTTATCAGCGTGATCTGAAAGATATTGAGTTTCATCTACTCGATACCGGGCACTTTGCCCTAGAAGAAGATGGAGAGGCGATCGCAGACCATATCCGTCGCTTTATGACCACTCATGTTAAAGAGCTGACGAGATTGTAG
- a CDS encoding DUF928 domain-containing protein, which translates to MSCIKSLFCYTSISLALASELAIALNLTVAITPSAATALSENGNRSVYQQARKPNPPPPPPTNPGSSAAGGRRNPAACPQDAVAGTKSPFLTAFSPTSKPGLTVAAHPTFLVYVPRTRAETAEFSLRNRAGQGIYRTTIALSNTPDIISITLPDQVAPLEIDRTYVWSFAIICNPTDRVADQFVTGIVQRTKLSLARLRQIEQTPPRQRLVLYQEDRIWYDPLALLFELKRSQTNDSDIGRAWREFLQAGGMETMLNISPAKPR; encoded by the coding sequence ATGTCTTGTATCAAATCTTTGTTCTGCTATACATCCATCAGCCTTGCTCTAGCCTCAGAACTGGCGATCGCGCTCAACCTGACTGTCGCAATTACTCCTAGCGCCGCAACAGCGCTGTCTGAAAATGGAAACCGTTCAGTATATCAGCAAGCCCGCAAGCCAAACCCTCCTCCCCCGCCGCCTACGAATCCGGGTAGCTCAGCCGCAGGGGGGCGACGTAATCCCGCTGCTTGCCCTCAAGATGCGGTGGCGGGAACCAAGAGTCCGTTCTTAACAGCCTTTAGCCCAACGAGCAAACCAGGCTTAACCGTCGCAGCGCATCCCACATTTTTGGTATACGTGCCCAGAACTAGGGCTGAAACTGCCGAATTTAGCCTTCGCAATCGAGCGGGTCAAGGGATTTACCGAACGACGATCGCCTTGAGCAATACTCCCGATATCATCAGCATCACCTTGCCCGATCAGGTAGCGCCTTTAGAGATTGACAGGACATATGTATGGTCGTTTGCCATCATTTGCAACCCAACCGATCGCGTTGCCGATCAATTTGTTACAGGTATCGTACAACGAACGAAGCTTAGTCTGGCTCGCTTACGTCAAATTGAGCAAACACCCCCCAGACAGCGCCTTGTCCTGTACCAGGAAGATCGCATTTGGTATGATCCCCTCGCTCTCCTGTTCGAGTTAAAGCGCAGCCAAACCAATGATTCAGACATCGGCAGAGCTTGGCGTGAATTTTTGCAAGCGGGCGGAATGGAGACGATGCTGAATATCAGCCCAGCCAAACCCAGATAA
- a CDS encoding SDR family oxidoreductase gives MNPGIVEMEGIQAAGMIGSDYQKQVEALTPLGRMGQPQDIASAAVFFVSSDLAWITRETLHIAGGT, from the coding sequence ATCAATCCTGGAATCGTGGAAATGGAGGGCATACAAGCAGCGGGAATGATCGGGAGCGATTACCAAAAACAGGTTGAAGCGCTAACCCCACTGGGTCGCATGGGACAGCCACAGGACATCGCATCTGCTGCTGTCTTCTTCGTGTCCTCCGATTTAGCCTGGATCACTAGGGAAACGCTCCACATCGCGGGTGGTACTTAA
- a CDS encoding CHAT domain-containing protein: MHQERWGRRIHQGESIVQGLFSEKGWRRFLHFVVLGLFIAVSLHAEIAVGLQETGNWKAEKTEQIRITSNSLPSFTISPSAQVQQAEAHYQAGQLSEAIALWQKAATRYEAKGDRLNQALVLSFLATAWADLGHWMQANDAIDQATSLLNAQHLAANPDTSPVRAQVLTVQGELQLTQGQAAAALETWRQAETAYRHTNDTSGILGSQINQARALQSEGLYRRATTLLTQVEQSLQNQPDAKLKVAGLRNLGKMLRLGGDLAQSRVVLEKSLAIALKLRDDTAKSASDISGILLSLSNTTRAQGETDTALAFYQQAAIAAPSLTTKTQVQLAQLSLLVEAERLTDAQHLLPDLQSQITNLPPSRLAIYARINLAQNLVRMRGREVERAGEISSERLSTSAQELAAAVQQAHSMGDRRAESYALGTLGSLYETTHQWDSARTLTQQALSLAQSIDAPSVAYQWQWQLGRVFCQDTQPCTAAGNLQNATAAYAEAVKTLQSLRSDIAAINQEVQFSFRESVEPVYRQFVELLLQSDSNAPSQENLKQAREVIEALQLAELDNFFREACVNARPVKIDQIDPQAAVIYPIILPNQLAVILALPNQPLRYHKTLLAQTEVERILVQMRQSLRPTAFVEDWLPAAQRVYDLLLRPVKTELAASGIKTLVFVPDGWLRSLPMAVLHDGQHYLIENYAVALTPGLHLLQPQPIKRLQLHGLLAGLSQARESFPALPNVAVEINQINTKISAQVLLNQAFTNRSLQTQIESTPSSIVHLATHGQFSSKAEDTFILAWDGRINVKQLDQLLRVREGNSNPIELLVLSACQTATGDSRAALGMAGVAMRSGARSTLASLWSVGDRSTALLMIEFYRELGKPGMTKAEALRRAQVSLLHQEDYNSPYYWSPFVLLGNWL; the protein is encoded by the coding sequence ATGCATCAGGAGCGCTGGGGCAGGCGAATCCATCAAGGAGAATCCATCGTACAAGGGCTCTTTTCAGAAAAAGGATGGCGGCGATTCCTGCATTTTGTTGTGTTGGGGCTGTTCATCGCTGTTAGCCTGCATGCAGAGATTGCAGTTGGATTACAAGAGACTGGCAACTGGAAGGCAGAGAAGACAGAGCAAATTAGGATCACATCCAATTCCCTACCATCTTTTACAATTTCTCCTTCCGCCCAAGTGCAGCAAGCCGAAGCGCACTACCAGGCAGGGCAGCTGTCAGAAGCAATCGCCCTCTGGCAAAAAGCTGCAACCCGCTACGAGGCGAAAGGCGATCGCCTCAATCAAGCGTTGGTTCTCAGTTTTCTTGCCACTGCCTGGGCAGACTTGGGGCATTGGATGCAAGCGAATGACGCCATCGATCAAGCAACCTCGCTGTTAAACGCCCAACACTTAGCAGCCAATCCCGATACCTCACCTGTTCGCGCCCAAGTGCTCACCGTTCAAGGAGAGCTACAGCTGACTCAAGGTCAAGCAGCCGCAGCATTGGAAACGTGGCGACAGGCTGAGACGGCCTACCGCCACACCAACGATACCAGCGGTATCTTGGGCAGCCAGATCAATCAAGCAAGGGCGTTGCAGTCAGAAGGTCTTTACAGACGAGCCACAACGCTGCTCACCCAAGTAGAACAATCTCTGCAAAACCAGCCCGATGCGAAACTCAAGGTAGCCGGATTAAGAAATCTAGGCAAGATGCTGCGCTTAGGCGGCGATCTGGCTCAATCTCGGGTGGTCTTGGAAAAGAGCTTGGCGATCGCTCTCAAGCTTCGAGACGATACCGCTAAATCTGCATCTGACATCAGTGGCATTCTCCTCAGTTTAAGCAACACGACTCGCGCTCAAGGAGAAACCGATACCGCACTTGCATTCTACCAACAGGCAGCAATCGCAGCTCCCTCGCTCACCACAAAAACGCAAGTTCAACTGGCTCAGCTCAGTCTGCTGGTTGAAGCCGAGCGGCTGACAGACGCGCAACACTTGTTGCCAGACCTCCAATCTCAAATCACTAATTTGCCCCCTAGTCGTCTAGCTATTTATGCCCGCATTAATCTAGCTCAAAACCTAGTCAGAATGAGGGGCAGAGAGGTAGAAAGAGCAGGGGAGATATCTTCTGAACGTCTCAGCACCTCAGCTCAAGAACTCGCTGCTGCGGTTCAACAAGCTCATAGCATGGGCGATCGTCGGGCTGAATCTTATGCCCTTGGCACTTTAGGCAGCTTGTATGAAACGACCCATCAATGGGACAGTGCTAGAACCCTAACGCAACAAGCGCTGAGTTTGGCTCAGTCTATTGATGCGCCCAGTGTGGCCTATCAGTGGCAGTGGCAGCTCGGACGAGTCTTCTGTCAAGATACACAGCCCTGCACTGCCGCTGGAAATCTGCAAAACGCAACGGCTGCCTATGCAGAAGCGGTTAAAACCTTGCAATCCCTCCGCAGTGATATAGCCGCGATTAACCAAGAGGTGCAGTTCTCGTTTCGAGAAAGCGTTGAACCCGTCTACCGACAATTTGTGGAACTGCTGTTGCAATCGGACAGCAATGCACCTAGCCAGGAAAACTTGAAACAAGCGCGTGAGGTGATCGAAGCCCTGCAATTAGCAGAACTAGATAATTTCTTTCGAGAAGCCTGTGTCAATGCTCGTCCCGTCAAAATTGATCAAATCGATCCGCAGGCTGCCGTCATTTATCCAATCATTTTGCCCAACCAGTTGGCCGTGATCCTGGCGTTACCTAATCAACCCTTGCGCTATCACAAGACTCTACTGGCTCAAACCGAAGTAGAGCGCATCCTCGTCCAAATGCGTCAATCTCTTAGACCCACCGCCTTTGTAGAAGATTGGTTGCCCGCTGCTCAACGAGTTTACGATCTACTCCTGCGTCCCGTGAAGACTGAACTGGCGGCAAGTGGGATTAAAACCCTTGTGTTTGTGCCTGATGGCTGGCTGCGGAGTTTGCCAATGGCAGTCCTCCACGACGGTCAGCATTATCTGATTGAAAACTATGCAGTTGCGCTTACTCCTGGTTTACACCTATTGCAACCCCAGCCGATCAAGCGTCTACAGCTGCATGGGCTACTAGCAGGATTAAGTCAAGCTCGCGAAAGCTTTCCAGCATTGCCGAATGTTGCAGTCGAAATTAATCAAATCAACACAAAAATTTCAGCTCAGGTGCTGCTGAATCAGGCGTTTACCAATCGATCGCTGCAAACCCAAATTGAGTCTACTCCTTCGTCCATCGTTCATTTAGCAACACATGGTCAGTTTAGCTCGAAGGCTGAAGATACCTTTATTTTGGCGTGGGATGGACGCATCAACGTCAAACAATTGGATCAACTGCTCCGGGTGAGAGAGGGAAATTCCAACCCCATCGAACTGCTGGTCTTGAGCGCTTGCCAAACTGCCACGGGCGATAGTCGAGCGGCACTGGGGATGGCAGGAGTCGCAATGCGATCGGGGGCACGCAGTACCCTGGCTTCACTCTGGTCAGTTGGCGATCGCTCTACTGCATTGCTCATGATTGAGTTTTACCGGGAGTTAGGTAAACCTGGAATGACGAAGGCTGAAGCTCTGCGTCGGGCTCAAGTTAGTTTGTTGCACCAAGAGGATTACAACTCTCCTTACTACTGGTCGCCGTTTGTTCTGCTAGGAAATTGGCTCTAA
- a CDS encoding cysteine hydrolase, with protein sequence MNINQNDTAVVVIDPQNDVLSETGVSWDLVGDSVKENKTIENIERIFKAAKHNKFEVFISPHYYYPTDYAWKFAGTVEQMMLKSREFDRKGALSLDGFLGSGADWLDRYKPFIEDGKTIVVSPHKAYGPQSNDLVLQLRKRNISKIVLLGMLANICVEAHLRDLIEQGFEVAVIKDATAAPRHPDLGDGYKAALINFGYIANAVLSTDDVIEAMA encoded by the coding sequence ATGAACATCAACCAGAATGACACCGCAGTAGTCGTCATCGATCCGCAAAACGATGTCTTGAGCGAAACAGGGGTCTCCTGGGATTTGGTAGGTGACAGTGTTAAGGAGAATAAGACCATTGAGAACATCGAACGCATCTTCAAAGCCGCTAAGCACAATAAATTTGAGGTCTTCATCTCTCCCCACTATTATTACCCCACCGACTACGCCTGGAAATTTGCTGGAACCGTGGAGCAAATGATGCTCAAATCCAGAGAGTTCGATCGCAAAGGTGCATTGAGCCTTGATGGTTTCTTGGGTTCTGGTGCTGACTGGCTCGATCGCTACAAGCCCTTCATTGAGGATGGCAAGACGATCGTGGTTAGTCCTCATAAAGCTTATGGACCGCAGAGCAACGACCTCGTTTTGCAACTGCGTAAGCGCAACATCAGCAAAATTGTTCTGCTCGGAATGCTGGCAAATATTTGTGTTGAAGCTCACCTGCGCGATTTGATCGAACAGGGATTTGAGGTTGCCGTCATCAAGGACGCAACGGCTGCCCCTCGACATCCGGATCTGGGCGACGGCTATAAAGCGGCACTGATCAATTTTGGGTATATCGCCAATGCAGTGCTGTCTACGGACGATGTTATAGAAGCAATGGCGTAA
- a CDS encoding SDR family oxidoreductase — translation MQKLDGKVALVTGGTSGIGFATAKGFVAEGAYVFITGRRQTELDAAVEAIGKNVTGVQSDASKMEDLDRLFATIEQEQGHLDVIFANAGGGEVAPLGAITEEHFDKTFNTNVKGLLFTVQKALPLLPEGASIILNASITSITGTPAFSVYSATKAAVRSFARNWILDLKERKIRVNAISPGVVPTPGYNLMGLSDEQVQAFIEGQASTIPLGRVGTPDEIAKAVVFLASDDSSFVNGIELFVDGGMAQI, via the coding sequence ATGCAAAAATTAGATGGGAAAGTCGCTCTTGTTACCGGTGGCACCAGCGGTATCGGTTTTGCTACTGCCAAGGGCTTTGTCGCTGAAGGTGCCTATGTCTTCATCACGGGTCGTCGCCAGACTGAACTGGATGCTGCCGTAGAAGCGATCGGTAAAAACGTTACGGGTGTTCAGAGTGATGCCTCTAAGATGGAAGACCTCGATCGCCTATTCGCCACGATCGAGCAAGAGCAAGGACACCTCGATGTGATCTTCGCCAATGCTGGCGGTGGAGAAGTCGCCCCACTTGGAGCCATCACTGAAGAACACTTTGACAAAACGTTCAACACGAACGTCAAAGGTCTATTGTTCACTGTGCAGAAGGCACTGCCCCTGTTGCCAGAGGGGGCTTCCATTATCCTGAACGCCTCGATTACTTCTATAACAGGTACCCCAGCCTTCAGCGTTTACAGCGCTACCAAAGCCGCTGTGCGATCCTTTGCCCGTAATTGGATACTCGACCTCAAGGAGCGCAAGATTCGCGTCAATGCTATCAGTCCTGGTGTCGTGCCCACTCCTGGCTACAACCTGATGGGACTGAGTGATGAGCAGGTGCAGGCATTCATAGAAGGCCAAGCCTCCACTATCCCTCTGGGACGAGTCGGCACACCCGATGAGATCGCCAAAGCCGTTGTCTTTCTCGCGTCAGACGATAGCAGCTTTGTCAATGGTATTGAGCTGTTTGTCGATGGCGGTATGGCACAGATTTGA
- a CDS encoding filamentous hemagglutinin N-terminal domain-containing protein produces MTRWPDSFILTLAIAPRVTFCRSQLWNEDSKMNRSPLKVWILTTSIVSALLYTQPIAAQVIPDTTLPVGERSQVTGNTNAQIDGGARRGGNLFHSFSQFSVPTGGSAYFNNSINVQNIFSRVTGGSASNIDGVIRANGTANLFLLNPHGILFGPNASLNIGGSFVASTASSIDFVDNFQYSATNPQMTPLLTVSVPVGLQMGANPGQIEVQGNGYDLSAQVPILSSIVKGDSTAGLRVLGGQTLALIGGDINIAGGTLTAEQGRIELGSARDGQVGLGDGFVLSYPEVQNFGDIRLSRQALAYASGSSSIQVQGNQVSLADGSLLLIQNQRAQAGGSIKVNAAQSLELSGISPDGRFSAGLTSQTTGLGSGADITVSTRQLAVRDGAGIATNSFSSAKTGNITVQASDSVQLIGFSFINPIFLSSIATKAFGSGVGGTVTVSTGRLVALDGGSVSSPNYGTGRGGTVVVNATEAVELIGKSLFSSPSTVTSTSLNAGDAGVVTINTARLVVQKGGSVTSSVLATGNGGSVTINATESVEVSGTVPGALPSYIGSAAPIAPTALRQAYGLPDTPNGNSGNVTINTPFLSINDGASITVSNDGTGSAGILRVNANSISLDRDSSITAATASGEGGNLDLNVQGVLLLRNSSQITASAGGNGNGGNIEINASSIVSVPTENNDIRANSVNARGGNISINASGIFGIQPRPQDTPLSDITATGAKSALSGSVQLNINQLDPTSGLIGLPTTIVDSARLIAQGCPANQGDSFIISGRGGLPPNPEQQLDDDANWQDRRRLAVSQQQTDSKREVSRSQQPEAEDTDTKRHREFLDSTSNSQHSEIPSPTHPSITEAIAWQVAPTGEIILIANTPNQVRQDSVDHLTLCQRS; encoded by the coding sequence ATGACGCGGTGGCCCGATTCCTTTATCTTGACTTTAGCGATCGCGCCAAGAGTAACCTTCTGCCGCTCGCAACTATGGAACGAGGACAGCAAAATGAACCGATCGCCCTTAAAAGTGTGGATTTTGACAACCAGTATCGTAAGCGCATTGCTTTATACTCAACCGATCGCTGCTCAAGTCATTCCTGACACTACACTCCCCGTGGGAGAGCGATCGCAAGTGACAGGCAATACCAATGCTCAGATTGATGGTGGGGCAAGACGGGGTGGCAATCTGTTCCACAGCTTCAGCCAGTTTTCGGTGCCAACTGGAGGCTCTGCCTACTTCAACAATTCCATAAATGTACAGAACATTTTCAGTCGCGTTACAGGTGGGTCAGCCTCCAATATTGATGGCGTAATTCGGGCAAATGGCACTGCAAATCTGTTTTTGCTCAATCCTCATGGCATCCTGTTTGGTCCCAATGCTTCGCTCAATATTGGTGGCTCGTTTGTTGCCAGCACAGCCAGCAGCATCGACTTTGTCGATAATTTTCAGTACAGCGCCACGAATCCTCAAATGACGCCGCTGTTAACTGTTAGTGTTCCAGTTGGGTTGCAGATGGGAGCTAATCCGGGGCAAATTGAGGTGCAGGGGAATGGATACGATTTATCCGCTCAAGTTCCTATTCTTTCCTCTATTGTCAAAGGTGATAGTACAGCAGGGTTGCGGGTGCTAGGAGGTCAGACTTTGGCCTTAATTGGAGGGGATATAAACATTGCTGGCGGCACGCTGACGGCAGAGCAAGGCCGAATCGAGTTAGGTAGTGCACGCGATGGGCAAGTGGGTCTTGGTGATGGCTTTGTCCTCAGCTACCCAGAAGTACAAAACTTTGGTGATATTCGTTTATCGCGACAGGCGTTAGCCTATGCGAGTGGGAGCAGTTCAATTCAGGTACAAGGAAATCAAGTCTCGCTAGCAGATGGGTCACTGCTGTTGATTCAAAACCAAAGGGCTCAAGCGGGAGGAAGTATCAAAGTAAATGCTGCCCAGTCGCTAGAACTGAGCGGAATAAGCCCAGATGGTAGGTTCTCAGCTGGCTTGACTAGCCAAACTACTGGACTTGGAAGTGGGGCAGACATTACAGTTTCGACTAGGCAGTTAGCTGTTCGGGATGGGGCAGGAATAGCCACTAATTCCTTCAGTTCTGCCAAGACGGGCAACATAACTGTGCAAGCTTCTGATTCAGTACAACTTATTGGGTTTTCATTCATTAATCCTATTTTTCTTAGCAGCATCGCTACTAAAGCTTTTGGCTCTGGAGTTGGAGGAACGGTAACGGTATCAACAGGGCGGTTAGTTGCTTTAGATGGAGGAAGCGTATCATCTCCCAATTATGGAACTGGCAGGGGTGGTACTGTGGTGGTAAATGCAACTGAAGCAGTAGAACTGATAGGGAAGTCCCTCTTTTCCTCTCCCAGCACTGTGACCTCTACCTCTCTCAATGCTGGAGATGCTGGGGTAGTTACTATTAACACGGCGAGACTAGTGGTTCAAAAGGGAGGCAGTGTTACTTCTTCCGTCTTAGCAACTGGTAACGGTGGCAGTGTCACCATCAATGCCACGGAGTCTGTTGAGGTCAGTGGTACAGTACCCGGCGCTCTTCCCAGTTATATAGGTTCGGCTGCCCCTATTGCACCTACAGCCTTACGACAAGCTTATGGGTTGCCTGACACACCGAATGGAAATTCAGGCAACGTGACCATTAATACGCCTTTTTTGAGCATCAATGATGGTGCAAGTATCACTGTCAGCAATGATGGAACTGGGAGTGCTGGCATATTGCGGGTGAATGCCAACTCGATTTCTCTAGACCGTGACAGTTCAATTACAGCCGCTACTGCCTCTGGTGAAGGTGGGAACCTTGATCTCAATGTGCAAGGTGTTCTGCTGCTGCGAAACAGTAGTCAAATCACTGCTTCGGCGGGTGGTAATGGTAATGGCGGTAACATCGAAATTAATGCAAGCTCGATTGTTTCTGTACCCACTGAAAATAACGACATTCGTGCTAATTCTGTGAACGCTCGTGGCGGTAACATCTCGATTAATGCCTCTGGCATCTTTGGCATCCAGCCTCGACCTCAAGACACACCTTTAAGCGACATCACCGCGACCGGAGCCAAGTCTGCCTTAAGTGGCAGCGTCCAACTCAACATCAATCAACTTGACCCCACTTCTGGCTTAATCGGGCTACCCACAACGATCGTCGATTCAGCGCGCCTGATTGCCCAAGGATGTCCTGCTAATCAGGGCGACTCGTTCATTATCAGTGGTCGCGGGGGCTTGCCGCCCAATCCTGAACAACAGTTAGACGATGATGCCAACTGGCAAGACCGTCGTAGGTTAGCTGTGTCACAGCAGCAAACGGATAGTAAGAGAGAGGTGAGCCGCAGTCAACAGCCAGAAGCAGAGGATACGGACACAAAGAGACACAGAGAATTCCTTGATTCAACATCCAACAGTCAACATTCAGAGATTCCCTCTCCCACCCATCCCTCAATTACCGAAGCGATCGCATGGCAAGTGGCTCCTACTGGAGAGATAATTCTGATTGCTAACACACCTAACCAAGTTAGGCAGGATTCGGTGGACCATCTAACCCTCTGCCAGAGAAGCTAA